The Sulfitobacter sp. HNIBRBA3233 genomic sequence CTTATCACTTTTGACAGCGGCCCCAAAGGTGACCTTGTTCTGGAGGCAAATGGCGGGGGCGTTGACCCTGACACCACCGTGAGAATCAACGGTAACTCTTACAATTTCAAAGTAGAACAAACCGGCGACTTGCCCATCGGCAACGGCAAAGTGCCTGACGCTCTGGAAGGCAGCCAGATTACCGTGATTTCGGTTGTCATCAACGGAGTTTACGAGCGGTTCTTCTTTGTCACCGATGGGTCGGGCACGATGGCGCTGATGGATCAATTCGGTAATGGTGCTGTCCCATTGAGCAACGTCGACACCATGCCGACGGAGGTTTTCATCTGTTATGGTGTGGGCACTGATATCCTCACGCCAACGGGCTACAAAAAAGTCGAAAGTCTGCAACCAGGCGACCACGTGATGACGCTTGACAATGGCGCGCAGGAAATCCTTTGGGCACGCAGAAATGAACAACCGCTTGAGGCTGCCGAGGTGGATGCCAAGCCGGTACTGATCAAAGCGGGCGCACTTGGCCCCGGTCATCCATCACACGATCTGGTTGTGTCGCCGCAGCACCGTATTTTGGTCGGTGGACAAGGCCAGCTTCACAGGGCTTTTGATGCTGAGGTTTTCGTTCCAGCCAAGGCGCTGACCGACCTACCCGGTATTCGGTTCATGCAGGGCAAACGAACGATTACGTGGTTTCATTTTGCATGCGCGCGTCACGAAGTTGTCTTAGCCAACGGATGCGCATCTGAGTCGTTGCTCTTGGGTCCGATTGCGGTTCAAGGGATGACCGGATTAGAAAAGGCACAATTGGTCGCGCTGTTCGGCACCGGACCTTCTTCCAACAAAGCCCTGAACGGACCAACGGCGAGGGACTGCCTAGCCGTGCGTGCAGCCCGCGATAGGCTTTACGCAGGGCAGCGGACTCCGGTTCGCTTAGCGGCTTAACTAACAGATCACTGAGACTTCGCCACATTGGTTCAGCAGTTGGGCTTGTTGGTATATCTGCAAAATCAAAAACCGATGCTAAACCTGTACTTGTTCGCATTATTTGAGAATTTTTTGCAGTACTTCGGAGCGTTAAACGGCCTCATATATATCGACAGTGTCGTCTGCCGGATCGTCCTCGTAGGTGCTGGCGTCGACGTCGGTCTCAAGGCTGAGAGCGGCAATCAGATCGGCGGCGTCGGCCTCGGGATCAGTCGCACCTGCCTCGTATTCTTCCAGTGCGAGGTCATAGGCTTCCATCAGTTCCTCACTGT encodes the following:
- a CDS encoding Hint domain-containing protein, whose amino-acid sequence is MTTLSFYARGDGASANNAALNVDPKSQQATTLITFDSGPKGDLVLEANGGGVDPDTTVRINGNSYNFKVEQTGDLPIGNGKVPDALEGSQITVISVVINGVYERFFFVTDGSGTMALMDQFGNGAVPLSNVDTMPTEVFICYGVGTDILTPTGYKKVESLQPGDHVMTLDNGAQEILWARRNEQPLEAAEVDAKPVLIKAGALGPGHPSHDLVVSPQHRILVGGQGQLHRAFDAEVFVPAKALTDLPGIRFMQGKRTITWFHFACARHEVVLANGCASESLLLGPIAVQGMTGLEKAQLVALFGTGPSSNKALNGPTARDCLAVRAARDRLYAGQRTPVRLAA